The window CATTCAATGCGAAAAAGGAATATCGATGGGCATCAAACGTCTCAATCACGCCGTGCTGTATGTCAGCGACGTGCGGCAGAGCGCCGACTTTTATCATCAGGTCTTGGGCTTCAAGCTGAAGCCGTCCGACAGCCCCGACCGGGCGGTATTTACCCAGGCCGCCGATTCGGACAACGATCACGATTTGGCGCTGTTCAGCAAGAATCTGGGCCAGCAGCGCGCCGGGGTGTTTCGCGCCAACAACGAGCCGCCGGCAGAGCATGAGCCACCGGCCGGGCTGTACCATCTGGCCTGGGAAGTGGACAGTCTGGAAGAGCTGGAGCGCATTCGTCACCAGCTGGCCGAACGCGGCATTCTCGGGCTGGAAGAGGATCACGGCGTACACAAAAGCATTTATGGCCACGATCCGGACGGACTGCTGTTCGAGGTGACCTGGTTTATTCCGCCGGCGCTGCTGACCGAAGAGGATAAAAACCGGCAGGGAATTCGCCCGCTGGATTTCGCCGCCGAGAAGCGGCGTTTCGCCGGCCTGTAAGCGGATCAGGTGCGGGGCGCCGCGGCGCCCCGACGATCACAGCACTTTGTTGAGGAAGTTAACGGTGCGCGGGTGCTGCGGCTGAGCCAGCACCTGCCTGGCGTCGCCCTGCTCGACGATCTGCCCGTCGACCATAAACACCACCCGATCCGCCGCTTCGCGCGCAAAGCCGATTTCATGCGTCACCACCACCAGCGTGACGCCCAGATCCGCCAACCCTTTAATCACGTCCAGCACTTCGCCGACCAGCTCGGGATCGAGCG of the Serratia marcescens subsp. marcescens ATCC 13880 genome contains:
- a CDS encoding VOC family protein; the encoded protein is MGIKRLNHAVLYVSDVRQSADFYHQVLGFKLKPSDSPDRAVFTQAADSDNDHDLALFSKNLGQQRAGVFRANNEPPAEHEPPAGLYHLAWEVDSLEELERIRHQLAERGILGLEEDHGVHKSIYGHDPDGLLFEVTWFIPPALLTEEDKNRQGIRPLDFAAEKRRFAGL